AAGGCGCCCACCCGTGGGTCGTGGAGGTGGGCGACGGCCGAGGAGCGGGGCGACTCGAGGACGATGTCCGAGCCGCTGCGGTGCAGGATGGTGAACCTGGACAGGACGACGGTGCCCACTGACGGCGACGGCGCGGGGCCCGAAGTGAGCCGGGCCACCAATGGCTTCACGGTGAGCAGCGGCAAGCCGTCGAGGCTCACCACCCGCTGCAGCCATCCGCGGTCGTCCAGCCGCTCGAGGACCGACGCCAACTGAGTTGTGGTGCCGCCGTCGCCCGCCGGAAGGGCGCGCTGCAGCTCGGCCGGCGACGCGCCGGCGTGGAAGAGCAGATCCAGTGGGTGGGCCAGCTCAGGAGCGAGTGGACCCAGGACGAACCGCTTCGAGCCACGGGACAGGAGGAGGCGGCCGTCGGCTCCCAGTTCGGCGGTTGCGTCCTCACGCAGTCGCAGCGACTCCTTGCAACCGGACCGACCGGCCGTGGTGACCACCTACGCCGTCCGTCGCCGGCGGCCGACGGGGCGCGACCCAGACAGCTTCACCTGCGGATCACGGGTCACCGTGGGCCAACTGAACCTTGAACTCAGCCACCATCCCTTCGATGGTGGAGCGGTCGAACGCCGCCTCATGGTAGGGGCGCGACCTGGTCCGACCCGAGTATCCGCCCGACGGCGAAAAGGTGGAGCATGAAGTGGGCGCCGAGGTCGGCCATGCGACCGCGGCGATCCTCGAGCATCAGGCGATGTTCTCCCCTGCGCGTTGCCGCGCTCCGTCGTGGCGGGCGAGCCTATGGAAGGCGTGCTCGCCAGTCAAGGGCCGTGGCACCACTCCGCCATCGCAGAGGGCGCTTTCGCACTCCCGTGACCACGGGCCTACGCCCGGCGGTGACGTCGGGCGGGGGCGGCAGGACCGCCCGGTACCCTGACGGGCGTGGACGAGACGGGTGAGCGGGTGGGTCCCGCCACCGCCGGGGTGGTGGAGACCGACGTCGACGACAGCGTCGCCCTGTTCCAACCCCACTCCGGGACGGTCTTCGTCCTCAACCCCACTGCGGCAGACGTGTGGCGGCTGAGCGACGGCGCGCTGACGCTCGACGAGGTCGTCACCGCCCTGGCCCGCGCCTACGACATCGAGCCGGAGGTGATCCGGGGCGACGTGGCCGCCGCCGTCGACCGGCTCCGCAGCGACGGGCTGCTGGCACCGGCGGAGGGGTGAGCGGGACGGCCACCGACGCGGGGGACGGCGCCGGGGACGGGAACGACGAGGCCGGGCGACACCGTGTCGAGGAGACGACCAAGGAGCTCCTCGGCACGCCCATCCGCATCGGGTGCACGTCGTCGTCGCTCGCTGCCGCCGTGGCCGAGCTGTTCTCGGCCTTCCCGTCGGTGGCGGCCGGCGAGCCTGCACACCGGTTCGTCGTCGTCGACGGCTGCGCCACCCACGGGCGGGAGCGGTGCGTCCACACCGGCTCGGTCACCGCCGACGTGTCCGGCGACGCCGGCACTGCCCTGTCGTGGCTGCTCACGGCGGTGAACGGCGCCGCCCTCGACGGGTTCGCCGGTCTGGCCGTCCATGCCGGTGTGGTGGCCTCCGGCACATCGGCGATCGCCTTCCCTGCGCCGTCGGGCGCCGGCAAGACCACGCTGACCGCCGCCGCCCTCCTCGCCGGCTTCGACTACGTGTCCGACGAGGCCCTGTGCGTCGAGCCGTCCGACGGCCGGCTCGTGCCCTACCCGCGGGCACTCGCCCTCTCGGCGTGGAGCAGGCAGGCCGTCGGGCTCGACGGGACCGATGGCGTCGCGCTCGGCGCCGGCGAGGTCGCCATCCCCGCCGACCGGCTCGGCGCCGCCGTCGCACTGGGGCCGCTGGCGCTGGCCCACGTGGTCCTGCTCGTCCGCCGCGCCGGGGCGCCGGCGCTGGTACCGGCCGACCGCGCCGACGCGATGACGTGGCTGCTCCAGCGTTCGTTCAACCACTACAAGAGGCCCACCGGGTCCTTCGAGCTGGCCGCCGAGCTGGCCCGGCGAGCCACCGCCTGGCGCCTCGAGTTCGGCGACCCGACGCAGGCCGCCTCCCTCCTCCGCGACCGCCTCGGCTGACCGACCGCCGGCTGCCACCGACCGCGGCCGCGGCTACACGGCGAGGAGGTCGGAGAAGGTGGCGAGGTCGACGGATGCCGTGTCTCCGGCGTGGACGACCAGGCCACCGTCCATGACGGCGTAGCGCTGGGCCAGCCGGAGGGCGAACTCGACGTACTGCTCGACGAGGAGGATGGTCATGCCCGCCGCGTGCAGGCCGGCGATGGCATCCTCGATCTCGATGATGATCGACGGCTGGATGCCCTCGGTGGGCTCGTCGAGGACCAGCACCTGCGGTCGCGACACGAGGGCCCGGGCGATGGCCAGCTGCTGGGCCTGGCCCCCGGACAGGAGCCCGGCCGGCCGGTCGAGGAGCGGGCGCAGCGCAGGGAACACGTCGAGGGCGTCGTCGATGGCCGACGGCGAGCCGTGGCGGTCACGCTCGAGCACGACCCTGAGGTTCTCCCTGGCGGTGAGGTGGGGGAACACCTGGTGCCCCTGGGGCACGTACCCGATCCCGGCCCGGGCCCGCTGGGGCGTGCTCATGCGGGTGATGTCCCGCCCGTCGAGGCGCACCGAACCGGCCCGCAGCGGGAGCACGCCCATCAGCCCGTTGAGCAGCGTGGTCTTCCCGACGCCGTTGCGGCCCATGAGGCACGTGAAGCTGCGATCGGGGACCTCGAGCGACACCCCGAACACGACCTCCGCCCGCCCGTAGGCGATGCGGACACCGTCGAGCTCCAGGTTCACGCGTCCTCCCCCGTGGTTCCGAACGCGGCGGCGGCCTCAAGCACGGGGGCCGGCACGGCCGGGCCGCCCGACCGCTCGTCGCGCGACCGCCCCAGGTAGACCTCCCGGACGACCGGGTCGGCCTGCACCTCGTCGACCGTGCCCTCGGAGAGCAACCTGCCCTCGTGCAGGACGGTGACGGTGTGGGCGAAGCGGCGCAGGAAGGCCATGTCGTGCTCGATCACCACCACCGTGTGCTCGCCGGCCAGCTCGTGCAGGAGCGTGCCCGTGTCGAGCCGCTCCTGGGGGCTCATGCCGGCGACCGGCTCGTCGAGCAGCAGCAGCTTGGGGCCCTGGACGAGCAGCATCCCGATCTCGAGCCACTGCTTCTGACCGTGGCTGAGCGCCCCCGCCGGCTGGTCGGCCACCGACACGAGGCCGATGCGCTCGAGCGTGGCGGCCACGCCGGGCGTGACACTGCGACGGCGCAGGAACATGGCGAACGGCGAACGGCGGAAGGACTCGGCCAGGTCGAGGTTCTCCACCGCCGTCAGCGTCTCGAACACCGTCGGCGTCTGGAAGCTGCGACCGATGCCGAGCCGCACCCGGCGGTGCTCGGCCATGCCACCGATCGAGCGGCCCTCGAAGCGGACGTCGCCCGCCGTGGGCCGGGTGAGCCCGGTGATGCAGTCGATGAGGGTCGTCTTGCCGGCCCCGTTGGGCCCGATGAGGAAGCGCAGCTCGCCCTGCTCGACCGACAGGTCGACGCCGTCGAGCGCCTTGAAGCCGTCGAACTCCACGGAGAGTCCGCGCACCTCGAGCACCGCCGTCATGCGCCCTCCCCCACCAGATCCGCCACGTCGCCCGCCGGCACCGCCGACTGCGCCCCGCCCGCCGGGCGACGCCCACCGCGTCCGCTGCGCCCGGTGACCATCGCCACCAGCCACTGGTAGCGCGACCGCAGCAGCCCGGCGAAGCCGCCCGGGATGAAGCCCAGCACGACGACGAACAGCAGGCCCTGGAGGTACTGCCAGTCGTCGGGGCGGGCCGCGCTG
This DNA window, taken from Acidimicrobiales bacterium, encodes the following:
- a CDS encoding HPr-rel-A system PqqD family peptide chaperone, translated to MDETGERVGPATAGVVETDVDDSVALFQPHSGTVFVLNPTAADVWRLSDGALTLDEVVTALARAYDIEPEVIRGDVAAAVDRLRSDGLLAPAEG
- a CDS encoding ATP-binding cassette domain-containing protein is translated as MNLELDGVRIAYGRAEVVFGVSLEVPDRSFTCLMGRNGVGKTTLLNGLMGVLPLRAGSVRLDGRDITRMSTPQRARAGIGYVPQGHQVFPHLTARENLRVVLERDRHGSPSAIDDALDVFPALRPLLDRPAGLLSGGQAQQLAIARALVSRPQVLVLDEPTEGIQPSIIIEIEDAIAGLHAAGMTILLVEQYVEFALRLAQRYAVMDGGLVVHAGDTASVDLATFSDLLAV
- the urtD gene encoding urea ABC transporter ATP-binding protein UrtD, which codes for MTAVLEVRGLSVEFDGFKALDGVDLSVEQGELRFLIGPNGAGKTTLIDCITGLTRPTAGDVRFEGRSIGGMAEHRRVRLGIGRSFQTPTVFETLTAVENLDLAESFRRSPFAMFLRRRSVTPGVAATLERIGLVSVADQPAGALSHGQKQWLEIGMLLVQGPKLLLLDEPVAGMSPQERLDTGTLLHELAGEHTVVVIEHDMAFLRRFAHTVTVLHEGRLLSEGTVDEVQADPVVREVYLGRSRDERSGGPAVPAPVLEAAAAFGTTGEDA